A window from Ignavibacteriota bacterium encodes these proteins:
- a CDS encoding S46 family peptidase encodes MIQRKLNIGLFAILFISKIIFAQSNFYEPIDINNVKWSINDFGKMWTFDKVPVDKFEAKYGFKPSDEWLSDVQKSALQFDGGCSAAFVSQDGLIMTNHHCGRDELNTVQKEGENLLKDGFYADELEEERKIEGLFVDQLILIEDVTNEIKDFMNSGKTDQEKIILRDKMKDSLTNKFNSETGLNCRIVTLYNGGKYSLYGYKRYNDIRLVMAPDFQIAATGWDWDNFTYPRYELDFMFYRAYENGKPIKTENYFKWSKNGAEENELIFVVGRPGKTDRLLSFAELEFLRDFTYKQSLIGFNEIYNVYFDLYSKYPERDDLLNRVMGYGNARKSYAGRISGLKNEFIMKKKLDFEKELIEKVKTDSILNEKYGNIWNSLKIVLDELKNYSAKNTAIRFNRIIRPVYFTIAENLVELASQKKLKNDKRLEKFKDENLAETINKIYPDSINIELETNFLIAHKSFIEKIIGKESEYYKILYKNLEIKELIKSSQISNKEEFNNYTKLSSEEILSISDPFIKYVIELKKLEEDIFPKIKELNNTRQVLNQSLGEVISIIFGDKIPPDATSTLRISDGVLKGYEYNGTIAPGKTTYYGLWDRYESFNKKTYPWGLHERWKNIPEDLDLSTSIGFASTNDIVGGNSGSSLINKNQEVVGLAHDGNIESLAGDVIFLEENNRTVATDSKGLIEALKYVYRTDNLVEELINGKLE; translated from the coding sequence ATGATTCAAAGAAAATTAAACATCGGCCTTTTTGCAATACTATTTATTTCAAAAATCATTTTTGCACAATCAAATTTTTATGAACCAATTGATATAAATAATGTGAAATGGTCGATAAATGATTTTGGTAAAATGTGGACATTTGATAAAGTTCCAGTAGATAAGTTTGAAGCGAAGTATGGATTTAAGCCTTCAGACGAATGGTTGAGCGATGTGCAAAAATCTGCGTTGCAATTTGATGGCGGATGTTCTGCAGCTTTTGTTTCTCAAGATGGATTGATTATGACAAATCACCATTGTGGAAGAGATGAATTAAACACAGTACAAAAAGAAGGCGAGAATTTATTAAAAGATGGATTTTATGCTGATGAATTGGAAGAGGAAAGAAAAATAGAAGGACTTTTTGTCGATCAATTAATTCTTATTGAAGATGTAACAAATGAAATTAAAGATTTTATGAATTCCGGCAAAACTGATCAAGAAAAAATAATTCTGCGTGATAAAATGAAAGATTCACTTACTAATAAGTTTAACAGTGAAACTGGATTGAATTGCAGAATTGTTACACTTTACAACGGCGGAAAATATTCACTTTATGGATATAAAAGATATAATGATATTCGCTTGGTGATGGCACCGGATTTTCAAATTGCTGCAACCGGCTGGGATTGGGATAATTTTACTTATCCAAGATATGAATTGGATTTTATGTTTTACAGAGCATATGAAAATGGAAAGCCGATTAAAACCGAAAATTATTTTAAGTGGAGTAAAAATGGCGCTGAGGAAAACGAACTAATTTTTGTTGTTGGTCGCCCTGGAAAAACGGATAGACTACTTTCATTTGCTGAATTGGAATTCCTTCGCGATTTTACTTACAAGCAAAGTTTAATAGGATTTAATGAAATTTATAATGTTTACTTTGACTTGTATTCTAAATATCCAGAACGAGATGATTTGTTAAATCGTGTTATGGGTTATGGGAATGCTCGTAAATCCTATGCCGGAAGAATAAGCGGATTGAAGAATGAATTTATTATGAAGAAAAAACTAGATTTTGAAAAAGAGTTAATTGAAAAAGTAAAAACTGATTCAATATTAAATGAAAAATATGGGAATATTTGGAATTCGTTAAAAATTGTTTTAGATGAATTAAAAAATTATTCAGCAAAAAATACCGCAATTAGATTTAATAGAATTATACGACCGGTTTATTTTACAATTGCAGAAAATTTAGTTGAACTTGCCAGTCAAAAAAAATTAAAAAACGATAAAAGATTAGAAAAATTTAAAGATGAAAATTTAGCTGAAACAATAAATAAGATCTATCCTGATTCTATAAATATTGAGCTTGAGACCAACTTTTTAATTGCACATAAAAGTTTTATTGAAAAAATAATTGGTAAGGAAAGTGAATATTATAAAATACTTTATAAAAATTTAGAAATAAAGGAGTTAATAAAATCATCTCAAATATCAAATAAAGAAGAGTTTAATAATTATACAAAATTATCAAGTGAAGAAATTTTAAGTATTTCTGATCCATTTATAAAATATGTAATTGAATTAAAAAAATTGGAAGAAGATATATTTCCTAAAATCAAAGAATTGAATAATACACGACAAGTCTTAAATCAATCATTGGGAGAAGTTATATCTATTATTTTTGGTGATAAAATTCCTCCGGATGCAACTTCTACTTTGCGAATTTCAGACGGCGTATTAAAAGGTTATGAATATAACGGAACGATTGCTCCGGGAAAAACAACATACTACGGTTTGTGGGATCGATATGAATCATTTAATAAAAAAACATATCCTTGGGGATTGCATGAAAGATGGAAAAATATTCCCGAAGATTTGGATCTTTCTACCTCAATTGGATTTGCATCAACAAATGATATTGTTGGTGGAAATTCCGGAAGCTCTTTAATAAATAAAAATCAAGAAGTTGTTGGCTTAGCACATGATGGAAATATTGAAAGTCTTGCCGGAGACGTAATATTTTTGGAAGAAAATAACAGAACAGTTGCAACAGATTCCAAAGGATTGATTGAAGCTTTAAAATACGTTTACAGAACAGATAATCTGGTTGAAGAATTGATAAATGGAAAGTTGGAATAA
- a CDS encoding protein kinase encodes MIGRLINHYRIIEKLGSGGMGVVYKAFDEKLNRFVALKFLPSNCYIDDVYRFSIISEARTSATLEHPNICNIHEVVETDDNQVFIVMAYYEGETLKQKIENKSLEHDQIVNIIFQILNGLQASHEKGIIHRDIKPANIFITNKNEVKILDFGLAKNFEDINLTSTESTSGTFAYMSPEQIKGENLDHRTDIWSFGVLLYELISNKKPFNDKYEQSTLFSILNDEPNLTEINKNKKDKLLEEIIIKCLDKNKELRFQSVDEIIKLLKIKYSVATKSKIFKFSKLLIATAFLLIISIIYFFASIKKNYFNGEKNYKQIAILFKNSESSKNFSETSLLLQSLLSQNLINYENIKIIDPISMNGLIENLKIVGDIRSAVNMNRILGEMSIDYYLVGTIISQTKKNLQTYLIKTDTKEIIFSKNNYFETESELPEIANKISNVILDYFQIQKIDLRHDKDLQPFIQGTNNLSALKSFLIASEFNYKLDKVNEEKYLKSAISLDSTFISPRIWLIPTLIYRGEIKEAIEQFRMVKNLEQKANRNEQIMIKWAEAYVNKDIENQIKYLKLALEYMPRNNIIMYNLAYLYCTLTNYNESIYFLEQIMEMKWNFPEVYTLLGFCYTKLKMYSQAIKTLENSFNIKPVNNDIYLLLKIAYNKQKNLNRSNYYDSLYFENIKKEGVPLIYSIENSANYDLEFGETNNAINSFKTILDIEPNNLEIRERIADLYLEKLDTNLSIIEYFKILQLNKGKLSVYLKLGKIFDKRKDTLKALQYYKEYIKVDSTKNKDSISNRIRQLK; translated from the coding sequence ATGATTGGGCGATTAATAAATCATTATAGAATTATTGAAAAACTCGGCAGTGGCGGAATGGGTGTTGTTTATAAAGCCTTCGACGAAAAGCTTAACCGTTTTGTTGCACTTAAATTTTTGCCTTCCAATTGTTATATTGACGATGTTTATAGATTTAGTATTATTAGTGAAGCTAGAACTTCAGCTACTTTAGAACATCCAAATATTTGCAATATTCATGAAGTTGTTGAGACAGATGATAATCAAGTTTTTATAGTAATGGCATATTATGAAGGAGAAACTCTTAAACAAAAAATTGAAAATAAATCATTAGAGCATGATCAAATTGTAAATATAATTTTTCAAATATTAAATGGTTTACAAGCATCTCATGAAAAAGGAATTATTCATAGAGATATAAAACCAGCAAATATTTTTATTACAAACAAAAATGAAGTTAAAATTTTAGATTTTGGATTAGCTAAAAATTTCGAAGATATTAATTTAACTTCGACCGAATCAACTTCCGGAACTTTTGCTTACATGTCACCTGAGCAAATCAAAGGTGAAAATTTAGATCATAGAACAGACATTTGGTCATTTGGTGTTTTACTATATGAACTAATAAGTAATAAAAAGCCATTTAATGATAAATATGAACAATCAACATTATTTTCAATTTTAAATGATGAGCCTAATCTAACCGAAATAAACAAAAATAAAAAAGATAAGTTACTTGAAGAAATAATTATAAAATGCTTAGACAAAAATAAGGAATTAAGATTTCAGTCTGTTGACGAAATAATAAAATTGCTGAAAATTAAATATTCCGTAGCTACTAAAAGTAAGATATTTAAATTTTCAAAATTACTTATTGCGACTGCATTTTTGTTAATAATTTCAATCATTTATTTTTTCGCAAGTATTAAAAAAAATTATTTTAATGGCGAAAAAAATTATAAACAAATAGCAATTTTATTTAAAAATTCAGAATCCAGTAAAAATTTTTCCGAAACATCTCTACTGCTTCAATCATTACTATCACAAAATTTAATTAACTATGAAAATATTAAAATTATTGATCCAATAAGTATGAATGGATTAATAGAAAATCTGAAAATAGTTGGTGATATAAGATCAGCAGTAAATATGAACAGAATATTGGGAGAAATGTCAATAGATTATTATTTGGTAGGAACAATAATCTCCCAAACGAAAAAAAATTTACAAACATATTTAATTAAAACAGATACAAAAGAAATAATTTTTTCAAAAAATAATTATTTTGAAACGGAAAGCGAATTACCAGAAATAGCAAACAAAATTTCCAATGTTATTTTGGATTATTTCCAAATTCAAAAAATTGATTTGAGGCATGACAAAGATTTACAGCCTTTCATTCAAGGTACAAATAATCTTTCCGCATTAAAATCATTTCTAATTGCAAGTGAATTTAATTACAAGCTTGATAAGGTAAATGAAGAAAAATATTTAAAAAGTGCCATTAGTTTAGACTCAACTTTTATTTCCCCAAGAATATGGTTAATTCCAACACTTATTTATAGAGGAGAAATTAAAGAAGCCATTGAACAGTTTAGAATGGTTAAAAACTTAGAACAAAAAGCTAATAGAAATGAACAGATTATGATAAAATGGGCTGAAGCCTATGTTAATAAAGATATAGAAAATCAAATTAAATATTTAAAACTTGCTTTAGAGTATATGCCAAGGAATAATATAATTATGTACAATCTTGCTTATTTATATTGTACTCTTACAAATTATAATGAATCAATTTATTTCTTAGAACAAATAATGGAAATGAAATGGAATTTTCCCGAAGTGTATACGTTGTTAGGATTCTGTTATACAAAATTAAAAATGTATTCTCAAGCAATTAAAACTTTGGAAAATTCTTTTAATATAAAACCAGTAAATAATGATATTTATTTACTTCTTAAAATAGCATACAATAAACAAAAAAATCTGAACCGATCGAATTACTATGATTCGCTTTATTTTGAAAATATTAAAAAAGAAGGTGTTCCATTAATATATTCAATTGAAAATTCCGCAAATTATGATCTAGAGTTTGGCGAGACAAATAATGCAATTAATTCGTTTAAAACAATTTTAGATATTGAACCTAATAATTTAGAAATACGAGAAAGAATTGCTGATTTATATCTTGAAAAATTGGATACTAATTTATCTATAATCGAATATTTCAAAATTCTTCAACTAAATAAGGGAAAATTATCCGTATATCTAAAATTGGGTAAAATTTTTGATAAAAGAAAAGATACACTTAAAGCTCTACAGTATTATAAAGAATATATAAAAGTTGACTCAACAAAAAATAAGGATTCAATAAGTAATAGAATCCGTCAATTAAAATAA
- a CDS encoding sigma-54-dependent Fis family transcriptional regulator, producing MKKLEYLFELAEILNNQNNFDEMLRIVSSKTSAIFNSDITSILMINPSSQETYKTVYKKEIKIKNEQYSILQSIIIGWVIINKKPILVSDIKTDVRFKENLFNSFPIKSIICSPLNNNDTKIGYIILMNKNDKDSFEENDLMYLQKIAIISAPFINNAQKIQEFFNLPVTQNILVNKYKSVGLLGKSNSFIELLQGIEAASKCDVRVVIEGETGTGKELIVRAIHNFSNRSGFPFIAIDCGAISNNLIESELFGHVKGAFTGANQDHTGLIVQANKGTLFLDEICNLSYEMQAKLLRVLQEGEVRPVGSIKVIKVDVRFIAATSVPLHTLVVNKQFREDLFFRLMVYPIKVPSLNERKTDIPIIANFFLLKFSKEQNKKAEFFHKKILDYIKNKNWSGNIRELENFVEHIVTIVPFNIEVIEIEYLSPKIQEDIRTYTESTNNRKIISLTVELENYEKKIIKKSLEENEWNQSQTARSLDIPEQTLRYKMRKLNIEKL from the coding sequence TTGAAAAAATTAGAATATCTTTTTGAGCTTGCAGAAATACTAAATAACCAAAACAATTTTGATGAAATGCTTCGTATTGTATCATCAAAAACATCAGCAATATTCAATTCTGATATTACTTCAATTTTAATGATTAATCCAAGTTCACAAGAAACGTATAAAACAGTCTATAAAAAAGAAATTAAAATTAAAAACGAACAATATTCTATTCTACAATCAATAATAATCGGATGGGTAATTATTAATAAAAAACCAATTCTTGTTTCAGATATTAAAACTGATGTTCGGTTCAAAGAAAATTTGTTTAATTCATTTCCAATTAAATCAATAATTTGCTCACCACTAAATAATAATGATACAAAAATTGGGTATATAATTTTAATGAATAAGAATGACAAGGATTCGTTTGAAGAAAATGATTTAATGTATTTACAAAAAATTGCAATTATTTCTGCCCCGTTTATTAATAATGCTCAAAAAATTCAAGAATTTTTCAATCTACCAGTAACACAAAATATTCTTGTAAACAAATATAAAAGTGTAGGATTATTGGGTAAAAGCAATTCATTTATTGAATTATTACAAGGTATTGAAGCTGCATCAAAATGCGATGTAAGAGTTGTAATTGAAGGAGAAACCGGAACTGGGAAAGAATTAATAGTAAGGGCAATTCATAATTTTAGTAACAGATCCGGATTCCCTTTTATTGCGATTGATTGTGGGGCAATATCTAATAATTTAATAGAAAGTGAATTATTTGGTCATGTTAAGGGTGCATTTACTGGTGCAAATCAAGATCATACAGGCCTAATAGTTCAAGCAAATAAAGGCACTTTATTTCTTGATGAAATCTGTAATCTTTCTTATGAAATGCAGGCAAAATTATTAAGGGTTTTACAAGAAGGTGAAGTTCGTCCGGTGGGAAGTATAAAAGTAATAAAAGTTGATGTAAGATTTATTGCAGCAACAAGCGTTCCTTTACACACTTTGGTAGTAAATAAGCAATTTCGTGAGGATTTATTTTTTAGACTCATGGTTTATCCAATAAAGGTCCCTTCATTAAATGAAAGAAAAACAGATATTCCAATTATCGCTAATTTCTTTTTACTAAAATTTTCGAAAGAACAAAATAAGAAAGCGGAATTTTTTCACAAAAAAATTCTTGATTATATTAAGAATAAAAATTGGAGCGGAAATATAAGAGAATTAGAAAATTTTGTTGAACATATTGTAACAATCGTTCCTTTTAATATCGAAGTAATTGAAATAGAATACCTTTCTCCAAAAATACAGGAAGATATTCGTACATATACTGAATCTACTAATAACAGAAAAATAATTTCATTAACTGTAGAATTAGAAAATTACGAAAAAAAAATAATCAAAAAGTCCCTCGAAGAAAATGAATGGAATCAATCACAAACAGCTAGATCACTTGATATTCCTGAACAAACACTGCGATACAAAATGCGAAAATTGAATATAGAAAAACTATAG
- a CDS encoding right-handed parallel beta-helix repeat-containing protein, whose protein sequence is MCFKHNVWKEFYKVITGNPPFEINTSVRPLYITLTKHNYVPFTLITGGKIISNENWIGNLMIQGDLIISKNTKINISNGSPVIEGSLTIEDGVKLNFDKDLQLIVKGNLIASGINSNVISFKSINEKNKWGGIVFDPLANGILENCEIQNAITGINCKKTLPKICNNSLYKNNTAINVFDINNLDNSISCNNIFANKQKGIYVNNSFIKIERNNIYENDVGIDCFHSNVFYIKIY, encoded by the coding sequence TTGTGTTTCAAGCACAATGTCTGGAAGGAATTTTACAAAGTTATAACTGGTAATCCTCCATTCGAAATTAATACATCAGTAAGACCATTATATATTACTCTTACAAAGCATAATTATGTTCCATTTACTTTAATAACTGGTGGAAAAATCATATCTAATGAAAATTGGATTGGGAATTTAATGATTCAAGGAGATTTGATAATATCTAAAAATACTAAAATAAATATAAGTAATGGATCACCAGTTATTGAAGGCTCATTAACTATTGAGGATGGGGTAAAATTAAATTTCGATAAGGATTTACAATTAATAGTGAAAGGAAATCTAATTGCTTCCGGAATTAATTCAAATGTAATATCATTTAAAAGTATTAATGAAAAAAATAAATGGGGAGGTATCGTATTTGATCCTCTTGCAAACGGAATATTAGAAAATTGTGAAATTCAAAACGCAATAACTGGAATAAATTGTAAAAAAACTCTGCCCAAAATATGTAATAATAGTTTATATAAAAATAATACAGCAATTAATGTTTTTGATATAAACAATTTGGATAATTCAATCAGTTGCAACAATATTTTTGCAAATAAACAAAAAGGAATTTATGTAAATAACTCTTTTATAAAAATTGAAAGAAATAACATTTATGAAAATGATGTTGGTATTGATTGTTTTCACTCAAATGTTTTTTATATAAAAATTTATTAA
- a CDS encoding T9SS type A sorting domain-containing protein, whose amino-acid sequence MSEYYCNLYFGTMKYVGLNTFSNEINNCEINANYNCFIKAELNNWGTNPKFNIFNSYFDNLPIWDGFSNNQNITTNDENNFNLICNKNSNLEKALKYQQDGFYNDAILLYQNYIKKNITSPLAANVLTRIKDCFTLSDKSGFGELLKEITELNSEENIDLDIVCTELQNQCSLIEKNYNKVIRNIEYLIEKYDSNLIVKKYSLFNLALIYFVSLGDTSRAKETLRLLELIFPLDELVLDLKYLFGNTEIVNLKNDSFLNSYKDSAVNNLNYCLYQNYPNPFNPKTRIKYSIHNRYNKFYTSNVNLKIYDVIGREIIELVNEKQKGGIYEIEFDATKFSSGVYIIKLSIDDFIDTKKAILLK is encoded by the coding sequence ATGTCTGAATACTATTGTAATTTATACTTCGGAACGATGAAATATGTTGGGCTAAATACGTTTTCAAATGAGATTAATAATTGTGAAATAAATGCAAATTATAATTGTTTTATAAAAGCAGAATTGAACAATTGGGGAACGAATCCTAAATTTAACATCTTCAATTCCTATTTTGATAATCTTCCTATTTGGGATGGTTTTTCAAATAATCAAAATATTACAACCAATGATGAGAATAATTTCAATTTAATATGTAACAAAAACTCAAATCTTGAAAAAGCACTAAAATATCAACAAGATGGATTTTACAACGATGCTATTTTGTTATATCAGAATTATATTAAAAAAAATATAACCAGCCCACTAGCAGCAAATGTATTAACTAGAATAAAAGATTGTTTTACACTTTCAGATAAATCTGGATTTGGAGAATTATTAAAAGAAATAACTGAATTGAATTCAGAAGAAAATATTGATCTTGATATAGTTTGTACTGAATTGCAAAATCAGTGCTCACTAATCGAGAAAAATTATAATAAAGTAATTCGAAATATTGAATATCTAATTGAAAAATATGATTCAAATTTAATAGTGAAAAAATATTCATTATTTAATTTAGCTCTCATCTATTTTGTTTCTTTAGGTGATACTTCTAGAGCAAAAGAAACTCTTAGACTATTAGAATTAATATTTCCATTAGATGAATTGGTGCTAGATTTAAAATATTTATTTGGCAATACTGAAATTGTAAACCTGAAAAATGACTCTTTTCTTAACAGTTATAAAGATTCAGCAGTTAATAACCTAAACTATTGTTTATATCAAAACTATCCCAATCCATTTAATCCAAAAACAAGAATAAAATATTCTATTCACAATAGATATAATAAATTTTATACAAGTAATGTTAATCTAAAAATATACGATGTAATTGGTCGCGAAATAATCGAGTTGGTAAATGAAAAACAAAAAGGGGGAATTTATGAAATTGAATTTGATGCAACAAAATTCTCAAGTGGTGTTTACATAATAAAACTATCCATCGATGACTTTATTGATACAAAAAAAGCCATATTACTTAAATAA
- the feoB gene encoding ferrous iron transport protein B: MKEILTENKNLITLVGPPNSGKTTLFNFLSGKNFKTVNYPGSTIEYNSTEFLSKFEIDANLLDSPGIISLIPNSPDEEITVNSLYEHPKFGVPNIVIVTVDSSQVSRHLLLVKQLLESNFNVIIALTMTDILHKKGFTISPTKLEEKIGCKVVKIDGRTGKGVENLAVTIRQILSISDNTKNNLTKLIPSAHAERIIRFYKEIEQIENEVVSEIAAEKNLKNANEQLNKLSQNFINKPDSFTLKLDRILLHKFWGIIFFLLITGTIFTSIFWLALPLMELIDEFFAVMANTASNYLGNNWYGDLIADGIISSVGAVIIFVPQIVILFIILGFLEDTGYLARGAMLIDKPLSKIGLNGRSFVPMLSGFACAIPAMLAARTISNRKERLLTIFIIPLMSCSARLPVYALLIAFLIPKENFLIGGFIFSFIYLFSIISSVVIAGIINKFSRTIIREEDNSSFILELPSYKIPKLKSVVLNTLSSTRQYLKEAGPVIIVFSIVLWVLTYFPNTNPQIDTNNLTETEIVDAIQMERISTSYAAQIGKIIEPVMIPIGMDWRIGVSLISAFVAREVFVSSLALIFRVSGDEETLRDSILNAMRHAKINGTDKNLFTPSTALGLIIFFVFAMQCLSTIAVAKKESGHWRIPLFQILIFSGFAYFATFITVNGLRLFGID; the protein is encoded by the coding sequence ATGAAAGAAATCTTAACTGAAAACAAAAATTTAATTACTTTAGTTGGCCCCCCGAATTCCGGGAAAACAACTTTGTTTAATTTTTTGAGCGGAAAAAATTTCAAAACAGTTAATTATCCTGGCTCAACAATTGAGTATAATTCAACCGAATTTTTATCCAAGTTTGAAATTGATGCTAATTTGTTAGATTCTCCGGGAATTATCAGCCTAATTCCAAATTCTCCAGATGAAGAAATTACCGTAAATTCCTTGTACGAACATCCAAAATTTGGAGTTCCAAATATTGTAATTGTTACGGTTGATTCTAGTCAAGTTTCACGTCATTTATTATTAGTTAAGCAGCTTTTGGAATCAAACTTTAATGTAATAATCGCATTAACAATGACGGATATTTTACATAAAAAAGGTTTTACAATTTCTCCAACAAAATTAGAAGAAAAAATTGGGTGCAAAGTTGTAAAAATTGATGGAAGAACCGGAAAAGGAGTTGAAAATTTAGCAGTAACAATTAGACAAATTTTATCAATTTCAGATAACACTAAAAATAATTTAACAAAACTAATTCCAAGTGCACATGCCGAAAGAATTATTAGATTCTACAAAGAAATTGAACAAATTGAAAATGAAGTAGTTTCTGAAATCGCAGCTGAAAAAAATCTTAAAAATGCTAATGAACAGTTAAATAAATTATCGCAAAATTTTATAAATAAGCCGGATAGTTTTACTTTAAAACTTGATAGAATTTTATTGCACAAATTTTGGGGAATAATATTTTTTCTTTTAATAACCGGAACAATATTTACATCAATATTCTGGCTTGCGCTTCCTTTAATGGAATTGATAGATGAATTTTTTGCAGTTATGGCAAATACTGCTTCAAATTATTTAGGCAATAATTGGTACGGAGATTTAATTGCAGACGGTATTATCAGCAGCGTTGGTGCTGTAATTATTTTTGTTCCTCAAATTGTAATTTTGTTTATTATTCTTGGATTTCTTGAAGATACTGGATATTTAGCCCGTGGTGCAATGTTAATTGATAAACCTCTTTCAAAAATTGGATTGAACGGAAGATCATTTGTGCCAATGCTTTCAGGATTTGCGTGTGCTATACCGGCAATGCTTGCAGCAAGAACTATTTCAAATAGAAAAGAAAGACTACTAACAATTTTCATAATTCCATTAATGAGTTGCAGTGCACGTCTACCTGTTTATGCTTTACTGATTGCATTTTTAATTCCTAAAGAAAATTTTTTAATTGGCGGATTTATTTTTTCATTTATTTATTTATTCAGTATTATCAGTTCCGTAGTTATTGCGGGAATTATTAACAAATTTAGTAGAACCATTATTCGCGAAGAAGATAATTCATCATTCATTTTGGAATTGCCATCTTATAAAATTCCCAAACTGAAATCCGTTGTACTAAATACATTATCAAGTACAAGACAGTATTTAAAGGAAGCCGGACCGGTAATTATTGTTTTTTCTATAGTTCTTTGGGTTTTAACGTATTTCCCGAATACAAATCCACAAATTGACACAAATAATTTAACGGAAACAGAAATTGTTGATGCAATTCAAATGGAAAGAATTTCAACATCTTATGCCGCACAAATCGGAAAAATTATAGAACCTGTTATGATTCCAATAGGTATGGATTGGAGAATTGGAGTTTCATTAATTTCTGCATTTGTTGCGAGAGAAGTTTTTGTGAGCTCTTTGGCATTAATTTTCAGAGTTTCCGGTGATGAAGAAACTTTAAGAGATTCAATTTTAAATGCAATGAGACACGCTAAAATTAATGGAACCGATAAAAATCTTTTTACACCATCAACCGCACTCGGTTTAATAATATTTTTTGTATTTGCAATGCAGTGTTTATCAACAATAGCCGTTGCAAAAAAGGAAAGCGGACATTGGCGAATACCGTTATTTCAAATATTAATTTTTTCCGGTTTTGCATATTTTGCAACTTTTATTACGGTAAATGGATTAAGATTGTTTGGAATTGATTAA
- a CDS encoding ferrous iron transport protein A, whose amino-acid sequence MKTAAKLKFGEKAIINYIDENHPSFRRIIEIGFTPGQEIELLSSSIFNDPLAFSLRGTMIAIRKHEAESIILS is encoded by the coding sequence ATGAAAACTGCTGCAAAATTAAAATTTGGCGAAAAAGCAATTATAAATTACATTGATGAAAATCATCCGTCCTTTAGAAGAATAATAGAAATTGGATTTACACCTGGACAAGAAATAGAATTATTAAGTTCCTCAATTTTTAATGATCCCCTTGCATTTTCACTTCGCGGAACAATGATTGCAATAAGAAAACATGAAGCGGAATCTATCATTTTATCATGA